TTATCCTTAATTGTCTTAATGGCTTGATACTGTCGATCAATTAAAACAGCTGCATCCATGCCGCGTGACACCGCTTCAATACTCAAGCCACCGCTACCCGCAAACAAATCTAATGCGCGGCCACCATCAAAATAAGGCCCAATCATATTAAAAACAGCTTCTTTAACTTTATCTGTGGTTGGTCGGGTTTGCATGCCCGGTACTGCCTTTAAGCGCCGACCACCAAAATCACCTGCTACAATCCGCATATACTTTCACCAACTTTAATCATCATCATCTTCGGGTGCCACACCAGTTTGGGGTTTAAAGAAGCCTTGATCCACTCGTTCACCAAAGTTCATATCAACATCTGGTCGGTAAGATGGTTCGACCCGCCGAACAAAATTGAGTTTTCTTAAGCGAACAGTTACTGGTTGCACTTGGCTTTCATCTAAATAAATCACAACATAATGGCCGCGGCGCGATTGATATTGAATATTGCCAAAACGTTTCAATTGACGCACCTGTTTCATTGAATGCAAATAAACAATCAATGAGCGACGTGGTTTTACGGTAAATTCCATCGAACGGTCACCTCTTTTAACTTTCTATCTTTTTAAATGTTAGGCTAGATTAGAAGTTTCGTCAACTAAGAGTATGGCGATAACTTAAGTTTCATTTCGTTGACCACTAAAAAAGCCTGAGAGGCGCTCATCTCAGACTTAATTTAGGTTATTTAGGTAACACTTCTAATAACAGATCATCCGTTTGAATGACATCGCCAGCTTGAACATAGACGTGTTCAATCACGCCAGCTTCCGGTGCTTGAATCGTCGTTTCCATCTTCATGGCTTCCGTTACGAGCAACGGTTCACCTTTCTTAACTGTCTGGCCTTTTTTAACCAACAACTTTAAGACTGAGCCACTCATCGTTGCCCCAACTTCATTTTCATTCGTTGGTTCAGCCTTGCGCGTGCTGGCAGCCGTTTGGTGCACGGCATTGTCTTTAATCGTGATTTCTTGGCTTTGCCCATTGACACTAAAGTACAAAGTCCGCATACCATCAACATCAGGATCGCTTAACTGATTTAATTTCAAAATCATGACTTTTCCTTTAGCTAACGTGACATTTACGGTTTCACCTAAACGCATGCCTTGGAAGAAGGTCGGTGTATCTAATAGTGAAACGTGCCCATATTGCTTATGTTGCGCCTGATAGTCTAGAAAGACTTTCGGATATAAGAGATAGCTCAAAACTTCTTGCTTCGACGGTGTATGTCCGATTAATTTAGCTAAAGCCGTTTTAGTTGCTTCAAAATCAGCAGGCTTCGCCAAGCTACCTGGTCGGACCGTTAATGCCGGATGGCCCTTCAAAATGATTTTTTGTAGTTTTTCTGGGAACCCGCCGACTGGTTGACCAAGATTACCAGCAAAGAAATTAATAACCGACTCAGGGAAGTCTAACTTCTCCCCATGATCGTAAATATCAGCCGTCGTCAACTGGTTTTCCACCATGAATAAGGCCATATCACCGACCACTTTTGAACTTGGCGTCACTTTAATGATATCGCCAAATAAGTCATTGACCGTGGCATACATTTGTTTAACTTCTTCCCAACGATCGCCTAACCCTAAGGCTTTGGCTTGTTGTTGTAAGTTAGAGTATTGGCCGCCTGGCATTTGCGTTTGATAGATATCAGTTTGCGGTCCGGTCATCCCATTAGAGAAGTCCTGATAATAAGGGCGAATCCCTTGCCAGTAACGATTAATCGCTTCAACCTGGTTAATGTCGACTTGCGGTTGCCGGTCATTATGTGCCAAGGCATAATAAAGGGAGCTCATCGATGGTTGACTAGTCGTCCCAGATAGGGCACTGGCGGCCACATCGACCACATCGACGCCAGCATCAACAGCTCGCGCATAGGTAAAGATACCATTGCCAGTTGTATCATGTGTATGCAAGTGCACTGGGATGTCCAGGGCATCCTTTAAAGTGGCTACTAATTCATACGCAGCCTCTGGCTTCAAGACACCAGCCATATCTTTAATCGCAATTATATCCGCACCAACTGATTGCAACTCTAACGCTAATTGCCGATAGTAAGCTAACGAGTACTTCTGCTGATGAGGGTCCATGATATCGCCCGTATAACAGATTGTTGCTTCAGCAATTTTGCCTGTTTCCTTAACTGCCAAAATACTTTTTTCCATTTGCGGTAGCCAGTTTAAACTGTCAAAAATCCGGAAAACATCAATCCCGCTATGCGCCGCTTCTAGAATAAATTCCCGAATGACATTATCAGGATAATTCTGATAACCAACCGCATTACTCCCACGGAATAGCATCTGAAGTAATGTCCGTGGCATCGCTTGCCGTAGCTTTTTCAACCGATCCCATGGATTTTCATTTAAGAATCTAAAGGCAACGTCAAACGTCGCCCCGCCCCACATTTCGTAAGAGAAGAGTTGTGGCAATGCCTTTTGTGACGCCGCAGCAACGGCTAACATATCTTTAGTCCGCATCCGAGTCGCAAATAAGCTCTGATGCGCATCTCGCATGGTCGTATCCGTCAGTAAAACATCCTTTTGACCCAACAACCAGTCCTGTAAGCCAGAAACGCCCTGCGCATCTAAAACATCCTTAGCCGTCACAATCTTTTTAGACAGTGGGGCAAAATTATCTTGAAACTCGACGTCTGGATAGTATTTCTTAGCATGTTGTGCTACATCAGCAAACCCATTAACGGTCACGTTGCCAATATACTTCAACATCTTATCTTCTTGTTGGGTGCCCTCAGGAAATTTAAAGAGTTCCGGTGTCATATCAATAAAGCGGGTATTGGCCTGACCGGCTTGAAATGTCGGGTGATCGATCACATTTAACATAAATGGAATGTTGGTCTTAACCCCGCGAATATCAAATTCAACTAACACGCGCCGCATTTTATGCACTGCTGCCTTAAAATTACGAGCGACAACACAGGCTTTAACTAATAAGGAGTCAAAGTATGGTGTCACAATTGCACCTGAATACGTATTCCCAGCATCTAACCGGACGCCATTCCCACCAGGAGAACGATACGTTTCGATGCGGCCAGTATCTGGCATAAAGTCATTGGCCGGATCTTCAGTGGTTACCCGACATTGAATGGCAACCCCCGTGTATGTTAAATCTGATTGTTGTGGTAAATGCAGGTCTTTAAATAAATCGCCACCTTGGGCAATTTTTAGTTGGGCGTGGACAATATCAATTTCGGTAATCATTTCCGTCACGGTATGTTCAACTTGAACCCGCGGGTTAACTTCCATGAAGTAGAATTGATCCCCTTCGACTAAGAATTCAACCGTTGCAGCATTCAAATAATGGACGTGTTGCATTAAACGCACCGCTGCCTCACAAATACGTTGTCGTAATGCTACTGGCAATGAAACAGCTGGTGCAAATTCAATCACCTTTTGGTTCCGCCGTTGCACTGAACAGTCTCGTTCAAATAAATGTAACATGTTCCCATGCGCATCCCCTAAAATCTGTACTTCAATGTGCTTTGGATGTGCAATAAATTTTTCTAAGTAAATTTCATCATCGCCAAAAGATTGCATGGCTTCAGAACGCGCTCGGTCAAAGGCTTCTTGTAACTCTGAAGCCGCCCGGACGATACGCATCCCACGACCGCCACCACCCATAGCCGCTTTGATCATAATGGGAAAGCCATATTTTTGAGTGAATTGGAGTGCTTCATTCAAGCTGGTAACTGGGTGCGTGGTACTAGGAATTGACGCGACCCCAGCTTCCTGAGCGACCTGTTTAGCGGTAATCTTATCACCGAACATCTCTAAATGTTCGGGTTTAGGCCCCACAAAAGTTAACCCTTCTTCAGCACAGCGACGTGCAAAGGTCGCATTTTCTGACAAGAAGCCATACCCAGGATGAATCGCATCAACTTGATTTTCTTTGGCAATTCGAATAATGTCTTCGATATCCAAGTAAGCCGCAATTGGGGCTTGACCTTCACCAACCAAGTACGCCTCATCCGCTTTAAAACGATGTACCGAAAATTCGTCCTCTTTAGCATAAATCGCAACGGTTTGTAGGCCTAATTCATGACAAGCCCGAATGACCCGCGTCGCAATTTCACCACGATTAGCAATCAATACTTTTTTCATCAGAATTCTCCTCATTTCCAGATTAAATCAATCCGCCTGGCGAACGGCATTTGCTTGCGCCATCTTTTCTAACGCACTAATATTGAGCACTAGTCCAAGCGACAGCGTCAATACCATCATACTGGAACCACCATAACTCATGAATGGGAATGTTACCCCAGTAATCGGAATAATACCCACAATCCCACCAACATTGATAAAAGCTTGAATAGTCAAGTAAGCTGCTACGCCATAACACACGAGCGTATTAAATGTCGTCGTGGCTTGAACACCAATATAAATTATCCGCCCCACAATGACGAGCAACAGCCCCATGACAATCAATACCCCAATCAAGCCAAGCTCCTCGGCTGTAATGGACATGATAAAATCGGTATTAGGTTCTGGTAAGTAGCCACGTTTTTGCAAGCTATTCCCGATACCTACCCCGGTTAGACCGCCATTTGAAATGGCATAGTACGAATTAACTAGCTGGGTTCCCGCTCCTGAAACCGTGGTAAATGGATTCAAAAAGCCTAAAAACCGTCGGAGTTGATAAGAATTAGATAACGTACTCTTAGGCAAATGGCTCATCAATGGCACTAGTACCCACTCAAACCCCACGACAACGGTCGCAAAAGCACCAATTCCAACGAGATAAGACATCCCAGTGGCAAATAAAATGACGGCCGCAATTGCCAAGTTAATTGTCGCCCCACCAATATCTGGTTGAATGACAATTAAAAAAATCATCATAGCTAACATTAAAATCTGCGCACCTAAATCGCGAAATTTAGCAACGCCTAGTCGTTCTTCACGTTGGGCGATAATGGCCGACAAGTAAACAATTAAGTAAAACTTACAAAATTCAGCCGGTTGAATTCCAATCGGCCCAAGCGTAATCCACCCAGCAGCCCCATTGATCGTATGACCAATTAACCGCATGATGACCAAGATACCTAACATGATAAATCCAAATGTCCCCCATAAATTAGTGCGCTTAAAATAAGTGATTTTTAGATTCATACTAATCATCGTAATCATTAAACCACCAATGACCCAGATTAACTGTTTCATCAAATAGCCGGTTGGCGACGAGCCATTACTAGCAGCAACGTATGAACTTGACGAATAAACCATGATAATCCCAATCCCACATAGGATAATATACGGGATGAAGATAACATAGTCCAAGTAGTGCAACTTCTTCAACATGACCTTTAATCCCACCTTAAAACGTTTAAATTCATGGCACGTTCGTCAATAATAATCATAAAAATTAACTTGCAATAATTATAGCATAGTCGCAATTACCACAACCCGTGAAATTATTAAAACCGAGTAGTTTTTATTTTTCTTAACAAAAAAAGATGGCACAACCCTTGCAGGTCATACCATCTTGATGCATCGACTGTTAATTTACTTACCAGTCTTACGTTTTTTAGCTTCTTTTTCACGCATATTCGTGTTCAAAATTTGTTTCCGTAGACGAACATGGTCTGGCGTAATTTCACAGTATTCATCACTGTTCAAGAATTCCAAAGCTTCTTCAAGCGTCAAATGGGTTGGCGTCTTGATGCTGGCAGTTTGGTCCTTATTTGATGAACGCACATTGGTCATATTTTTACCCTTTGTGATATTAACTGAAATATCATTTTCACGGCTATTTTGACCAACAATCATACCTTCATAGACATCCGTACCGGGATCGACAAAAATCGTCCCACGTTCTTCAACACCCATAGTTGCATAAGTTGTCGTCTTACCTAAGTTAATAGAAACTAAGGCACCATTCCGACGACCAGGATTCCAGTTCGTAATAACTGGCATGTATTTTGCAAACGTATGGTTCATAATCCCATAACCACGAGTTAATGAAAGGAATTCAGTTGAATAACCAATCAAACCACGTGATGGGGCTAAGAATGTCAAACGAGTCTGGTTGTTACCAGTACTTTCCATGTTCTTCATTTCAGCTTTACGTTGTGACAACGTATCGATAATCGTCCCAGTATATTCATCAGGCGTATCGATCTGAACTGATTCAAATGGTTCGCTACGTTTGCCATCAATCTCACGATAGATAACTTCTGGACGAGAAGCTTGTAATTCATAACCTTCACGCCGTAACGTTTCGATTAAGATTGACAAATGCAATTCACCACGGCCTGAGACAACCCAAGCACCAGGTTCATCAGTGTCTTCAACCCGCAATGAAACATCAGTTTCCAATTCGGACTTCAAACGAAGTTCCAATTGACGAGCGGTAACAAATTTACCTTCTTTACCAGCAAATGGTGAGTTGTTGGTCCGGAAAGTCATCTGTAAAGTTGGTTCATCAATCCGTAAGATTGGTAAAGCTTCTGGATTGTCAGAAGCAGCGACGGTTTCACCGACGTTAATATCTTCCATCCCAGAAACGGCAACTAGATCCCCAGCTTTAGCTTCATTGATTTCAAGCCGTTGTAGGCCAAAGAAACCAAAGAGCTTAGTTACTCGGAAGTTCTTCTTAGACCCATCAAGCTTCATGACTGAAACACTGTCACCAACCTTGATTTCGCCACGGAAGACCCGCCCAATCCCAACTCGGCCAACGTAGTCATTATAATCAAGTAAAGCAACTTGGAATTGTAATGATTCGTCTGAGTTGTCAATTGGTGCTGGAATGGTCTTGATAATGGTTTCAAAGATAGGCTTCATCGTATGTTCTTGCTTTTCAGGATCTGATTCGTAGCTTGAAGTCCCATTTAAAGCTGAAACATAAACGACTGGGAAGTC
This region of Lactobacillus sp. CBA3605 genomic DNA includes:
- a CDS encoding YlbG family protein, producing MEFTVKPRRSLIVYLHSMKQVRQLKRFGNIQYQSRRGHYVVIYLDESQVQPVTVRLRKLNFVRRVEPSYRPDVDMNFGERVDQGFFKPQTGVAPEDDDD
- a CDS encoding pyruvate carboxylase gives rise to the protein MKKVLIANRGEIATRVIRACHELGLQTVAIYAKEDEFSVHRFKADEAYLVGEGQAPIAAYLDIEDIIRIAKENQVDAIHPGYGFLSENATFARRCAEEGLTFVGPKPEHLEMFGDKITAKQVAQEAGVASIPSTTHPVTSLNEALQFTQKYGFPIMIKAAMGGGGRGMRIVRAASELQEAFDRARSEAMQSFGDDEIYLEKFIAHPKHIEVQILGDAHGNMLHLFERDCSVQRRNQKVIEFAPAVSLPVALRQRICEAAVRLMQHVHYLNAATVEFLVEGDQFYFMEVNPRVQVEHTVTEMITEIDIVHAQLKIAQGGDLFKDLHLPQQSDLTYTGVAIQCRVTTEDPANDFMPDTGRIETYRSPGGNGVRLDAGNTYSGAIVTPYFDSLLVKACVVARNFKAAVHKMRRVLVEFDIRGVKTNIPFMLNVIDHPTFQAGQANTRFIDMTPELFKFPEGTQQEDKMLKYIGNVTVNGFADVAQHAKKYYPDVEFQDNFAPLSKKIVTAKDVLDAQGVSGLQDWLLGQKDVLLTDTTMRDAHQSLFATRMRTKDMLAVAAASQKALPQLFSYEMWGGATFDVAFRFLNENPWDRLKKLRQAMPRTLLQMLFRGSNAVGYQNYPDNVIREFILEAAHSGIDVFRIFDSLNWLPQMEKSILAVKETGKIAEATICYTGDIMDPHQQKYSLAYYRQLALELQSVGADIIAIKDMAGVLKPEAAYELVATLKDALDIPVHLHTHDTTGNGIFTYARAVDAGVDVVDVAASALSGTTSQPSMSSLYYALAHNDRQPQVDINQVEAINRYWQGIRPYYQDFSNGMTGPQTDIYQTQMPGGQYSNLQQQAKALGLGDRWEEVKQMYATVNDLFGDIIKVTPSSKVVGDMALFMVENQLTTADIYDHGEKLDFPESVINFFAGNLGQPVGGFPEKLQKIILKGHPALTVRPGSLAKPADFEATKTALAKLIGHTPSKQEVLSYLLYPKVFLDYQAQHKQYGHVSLLDTPTFFQGMRLGETVNVTLAKGKVMILKLNQLSDPDVDGMRTLYFSVNGQSQEITIKDNAVHQTAASTRKAEPTNENEVGATMSGSVLKLLVKKGQTVKKGEPLLVTEAMKMETTIQAPEAGVIEHVYVQAGDVIQTDDLLLEVLPK
- a CDS encoding FtsW/RodA/SpoVE family cell cycle protein produces the protein MLKKLHYLDYVIFIPYIILCGIGIIMVYSSSSYVAASNGSSPTGYLMKQLIWVIGGLMITMISMNLKITYFKRTNLWGTFGFIMLGILVIMRLIGHTINGAAGWITLGPIGIQPAEFCKFYLIVYLSAIIAQREERLGVAKFRDLGAQILMLAMMIFLIVIQPDIGGATINLAIAAVILFATGMSYLVGIGAFATVVVGFEWVLVPLMSHLPKSTLSNSYQLRRFLGFLNPFTTVSGAGTQLVNSYYAISNGGLTGVGIGNSLQKRGYLPEPNTDFIMSITAEELGLIGVLIVMGLLLVIVGRIIYIGVQATTTFNTLVCYGVAAYLTIQAFINVGGIVGIIPITGVTFPFMSYGGSSMMVLTLSLGLVLNISALEKMAQANAVRQAD
- the typA gene encoding translational GTPase TypA, whose amino-acid sequence is MKFRDDIRNIAIIAHVDHGKTTLVNEMLKQSDTLDEHVQIDDRAMDTNAIEKERGITILSKNTAVRYGDKQINILDTPGHADFGGEVERIMRMVDGVLLVVDAFEGTMPQTRFVLKKALEQHLTPIVVINKIDRPGARPEEVVDEVLDLFIELGADESQLDFPVVYVSALNGTSSYESDPEKQEHTMKPIFETIIKTIPAPIDNSDESLQFQVALLDYNDYVGRVGIGRVFRGEIKVGDSVSVMKLDGSKKNFRVTKLFGFFGLQRLEINEAKAGDLVAVSGMEDINVGETVAASDNPEALPILRIDEPTLQMTFRTNNSPFAGKEGKFVTARQLELRLKSELETDVSLRVEDTDEPGAWVVSGRGELHLSILIETLRREGYELQASRPEVIYREIDGKRSEPFESVQIDTPDEYTGTIIDTLSQRKAEMKNMESTGNNQTRLTFLAPSRGLIGYSTEFLSLTRGYGIMNHTFAKYMPVITNWNPGRRNGALVSINLGKTTTYATMGVEERGTIFVDPGTDVYEGMIVGQNSRENDISVNITKGKNMTNVRSSNKDQTASIKTPTHLTLEEALEFLNSDEYCEITPDHVRLRKQILNTNMREKEAKKRKTGK